The Nocardioides sp. S5 genome includes a window with the following:
- the rlmB gene encoding 23S rRNA (guanosine(2251)-2'-O)-methyltransferase RlmB: MAGNSKRKGAIKKTGKGNPTAGSGGRVRRGLEGRGPTPKAKDRPYHQAHKAAKRAEKAKDTRPKRRTSSDAEWAAGRNSVVELLQAGVPVTAIYVAEGAERDGRMREAFKLAAERGLTLLEVTRNEMDRMTSGAVHQGLAVRLPSYDYAHADDLLERAAELKEPALVIALDQVTDPRNLGAVIRSAAGFGAHGVLIPERRAAGMTASAWKTSAGAAARIPVAQTVNLTRQLKAYQDAGCMVVGLAADGDLSLPELVAPGGLAEGPLVVVVGSEGKGLGRLVAETCDQIVSIPMAGQLESLNAGVAASVALYSISQARLT, translated from the coding sequence ATGGCAGGTAATTCCAAGCGCAAGGGCGCCATCAAGAAGACCGGCAAGGGCAACCCCACTGCCGGCTCCGGTGGACGCGTGCGACGGGGCCTCGAGGGCCGCGGCCCGACCCCGAAGGCCAAGGACCGGCCCTACCACCAGGCGCACAAGGCCGCGAAGCGCGCCGAGAAGGCCAAGGACACCCGCCCGAAGCGGCGTACGTCCTCCGACGCCGAGTGGGCCGCGGGCCGCAACTCGGTTGTCGAGCTGCTGCAGGCCGGCGTGCCGGTCACCGCGATCTACGTCGCCGAGGGCGCCGAGCGCGACGGCCGGATGCGCGAGGCCTTCAAGCTGGCCGCCGAGCGCGGGCTGACGCTGCTCGAAGTCACCCGCAACGAGATGGACCGGATGACCAGCGGCGCCGTGCACCAGGGCCTCGCCGTCCGGCTGCCGAGCTATGACTACGCCCACGCCGACGACCTGCTGGAGCGGGCCGCCGAGCTCAAGGAGCCGGCGCTGGTCATCGCGCTCGACCAGGTCACCGACCCGCGCAACCTCGGTGCCGTGATCCGCTCGGCCGCCGGCTTCGGCGCGCACGGCGTGCTCATCCCGGAGCGGCGCGCGGCCGGCATGACCGCGTCGGCCTGGAAGACCAGCGCCGGTGCGGCCGCCCGCATCCCGGTCGCCCAGACCGTCAACCTCACCCGTCAGCTCAAGGCCTACCAGGACGCCGGCTGCATGGTCGTCGGCCTGGCCGCCGACGGTGACCTGTCGCTGCCCGAGCTTGTCGCACCCGGCGGACTGGCCGAGGGCCCGCTCGTCGTCGTCGTCGGCTCGGAGGGCAAGGGACTCGGGCGCCTGGTCGCGGAGACCTGCGACCAGATCGTGTCGATCCCGATGGCGGGCCAGCTGGAGTCGCTCAACGCCGGCGTCGCCGCGTCGGTGGCCCTCTACTCCATCTCGCAGGCCCGCCTGACATGA
- a CDS encoding metallophosphoesterase, protein MTAARRLLVGVALAGLSVTLGLAVAVSLFLTSSRTVVLVGHDTVVRPTLGGDAVVQTGPLLPDLRFRDIGPVGVTLALGKTEVGSIEQLVERYALIAGDPTAPIDKVRSVVVDMAVSAALRGVAVGLLPVAVFLLLGRHRRGELFRGLRTRQGAFAGVLLLALPVLVWQPWESRERTQEEQGEWQTLAELAGPDVLLPEEVRAIEVRTGPVTTQSKRLVLSAIDTYDRSKEFYSTAAEGAADLDLRAAEEGETVALLVSDRHDNIGMDRVARAIGDRVGATVVLDAGDDTSTGAPWEAFSLDSLTAAFEDWERFAVAGNHDHGTFVSTYLADQGWTMLDGEVVDAPWGGTLLGVDDPRSSGLGNWRDESGLSFAEMGDRLADAACAAAEDGERVSTVLVHDANLGDEALDRGCVDLVVGGHTHVQAGPDPVVGDDGAIGYTWTNGTTGGAAYAIALGSKPRRDADVSLITYADGRPIGLQWVRLRTDGAWVVGEWSPIVPG, encoded by the coding sequence ATGACAGCCGCCCGTCGGCTGCTGGTCGGCGTCGCGCTGGCCGGCCTGAGCGTGACGCTCGGGCTGGCAGTCGCGGTCTCGCTGTTCCTGACCAGCAGCCGCACGGTGGTGCTGGTCGGCCACGACACCGTCGTACGTCCCACGCTGGGCGGCGACGCGGTGGTGCAGACCGGACCTCTGCTGCCGGACCTCCGCTTCCGCGACATCGGCCCGGTCGGCGTCACGCTGGCCCTCGGCAAGACCGAGGTCGGCTCGATCGAGCAGCTGGTCGAGCGCTACGCCCTCATCGCCGGCGACCCGACCGCGCCGATCGACAAGGTCCGCTCGGTCGTGGTCGACATGGCGGTGAGCGCCGCGTTGCGCGGCGTCGCGGTCGGCCTGCTCCCCGTGGCGGTGTTCCTGCTGCTGGGACGGCACCGTCGCGGTGAGCTCTTCCGCGGCCTGCGGACGCGTCAGGGGGCCTTCGCCGGAGTCCTGCTCCTGGCCCTGCCGGTGCTGGTGTGGCAGCCGTGGGAGTCGCGCGAGCGGACCCAGGAGGAGCAGGGGGAGTGGCAGACGCTCGCCGAGCTCGCCGGACCCGACGTGCTGCTGCCCGAGGAGGTCCGAGCGATCGAGGTGCGCACCGGCCCGGTCACCACCCAGTCCAAGCGTCTGGTGCTGAGCGCCATCGACACCTACGACCGCAGCAAGGAGTTCTACTCCACCGCCGCCGAGGGTGCCGCCGACCTCGACCTGCGGGCCGCCGAGGAGGGCGAGACCGTCGCGCTCCTGGTGAGCGACCGCCACGACAACATCGGCATGGACCGCGTCGCCCGCGCGATCGGCGACCGGGTCGGCGCCACCGTGGTGCTCGACGCCGGCGACGACACGTCCACCGGTGCTCCTTGGGAGGCCTTCAGCCTGGACTCGCTCACCGCCGCCTTCGAGGACTGGGAGCGCTTCGCGGTCGCGGGCAACCACGACCACGGCACCTTCGTCAGCACCTACCTCGCCGACCAGGGCTGGACGATGCTCGACGGCGAGGTCGTCGACGCCCCGTGGGGCGGCACCCTGCTCGGGGTCGACGACCCGCGCAGCAGCGGGCTGGGCAACTGGCGCGACGAGTCCGGCCTGAGCTTCGCCGAGATGGGCGACCGACTGGCCGACGCCGCGTGCGCGGCCGCCGAGGACGGCGAGCGGGTCAGCACGGTGCTCGTCCACGACGCCAACCTCGGCGACGAGGCACTCGATCGCGGGTGCGTGGACCTCGTCGTCGGCGGGCACACGCACGTGCAGGCCGGTCCGGACCCGGTCGTCGGCGACGACGGCGCCATCGGCTACACCTGGACCAACGGCACCACCGGCGGGGCGGCGTACGCCATCGCGCTGGGCAGCAAGCCGCGCCGCGACGCCGACGTCAGCCTCATCACCTACGCCGACGGGCGCCCGATCGGCCTCCAGTGGGTGCGGCTGCGCACCGACGGGGCGTGGGTGGTCGGCGAGTGGAGCCCGATCGTGCCGGGATGA
- a CDS encoding DUF4032 domain-containing protein has protein sequence MAMRIVASRPDPAILGLPWDTPLEEWPDDVVVPLPRGLSRHVVRIVRLRDQVYAVKETQDDIAFREYRMLRDLQRLGLPAVVPQGVITGREDTHGEELPAALITRHLQFSLPYRSLFSRGMTAEHVPTLIDAIVVLLVRLHLAGFYWGDVSLSNVLFRRNAGEFAAYLVDAETGELHEEVSDRMRDYDITVGCENIFAELMDLSASGAVQQPIDGFSIIELLRTRYEALWGELTGLEEFRADEMWRIERRVERLNDLGFDVDELDIVTDLGGDTIRIQPKVVDLGHHTREIQALTGMTVEDNQARRLLNDIASFTAHHDLGREDRHLVASKWMHRIFEPIMALIPPDATGKLEPAEIFHEILEHRWYLSEQRGQEVDIHETARDYIERFLTTKPDEAITGEE, from the coding sequence ATGGCCATGCGGATCGTCGCCAGCCGGCCCGACCCGGCCATCCTCGGCCTGCCGTGGGACACCCCGCTCGAGGAGTGGCCGGACGACGTCGTGGTGCCTCTCCCCCGTGGCCTGTCGCGCCACGTCGTCCGCATCGTGCGCCTGCGCGACCAGGTCTACGCGGTCAAGGAGACGCAGGACGACATCGCCTTCCGCGAGTACCGCATGCTGCGTGACCTCCAGCGTCTCGGGCTGCCCGCCGTCGTCCCCCAGGGAGTCATCACGGGCCGTGAGGACACCCACGGCGAGGAGCTCCCCGCCGCGCTGATCACCCGCCACCTGCAGTTCTCCCTGCCCTACCGCAGCCTCTTCAGCCGCGGGATGACCGCCGAGCACGTGCCGACCCTCATCGACGCGATCGTCGTCCTGCTGGTGCGCCTGCACCTCGCGGGCTTCTACTGGGGTGACGTGTCGCTGTCCAACGTGCTGTTCCGCCGCAACGCCGGTGAGTTCGCGGCCTACCTCGTCGACGCCGAGACCGGCGAGCTGCACGAGGAGGTGAGCGACCGGATGCGCGACTACGACATCACCGTGGGCTGCGAGAACATCTTCGCCGAGCTGATGGACCTCAGCGCCAGCGGTGCGGTCCAGCAGCCCATCGACGGCTTCAGCATCATCGAGCTCCTCCGCACCCGCTACGAGGCGCTCTGGGGCGAGCTCACCGGCCTCGAGGAGTTCCGTGCCGACGAGATGTGGCGCATCGAGCGGCGCGTGGAGCGGCTCAACGACCTCGGCTTCGACGTCGACGAGCTCGACATCGTCACCGACCTCGGGGGCGACACGATCCGCATCCAGCCCAAGGTCGTCGACCTCGGCCACCACACCCGCGAGATCCAGGCGCTGACAGGCATGACCGTGGAGGACAACCAGGCCCGGCGCCTGCTGAACGACATCGCCTCCTTCACCGCCCACCACGACCTCGGCCGCGAGGACCGGCACCTGGTCGCCAGCAAGTGGATGCACCGGATCTTCGAGCCGATCATGGCGCTGATCCCGCCCGACGCGACCGGCAAGCTCGAGCCGGCCGAGATCTTCCACGAGATCCTCGAGCACCGGTGGTACCTCTCCGAGCAGCGCGGCCAGGAGGTCGACATCCACGAGACGGCTCGCGACTACATCGAGCGCTTCCTCACCACCAAGCCGGACGAGGCGATCACCGGCGAGGAGTGA